Within Cyanobacterium stanieri LEGE 03274, the genomic segment AATTTCATTTAGAAGAATTATTTAACAAATCAGTGGACTTAGTTATAAAAGAAGATTTAAAACCCATAATTAGAGAAGAAGTAATTAAGGAGGCGGTTTATGTCTCGTAGTCTTACCCTTTATTTAAAAGATATTATTACCAGTATTGATAAAATAAAAAAATATACATTCAATTTCACCTATGAGGAATTATTAGAAGACGAAAAAACCCTTGAATCTGTCGTATATAATTTAATGATTATAGGAGAAGCAACAAAGAAAATTCCTCCAGAAATAAGAGTCAAATATTCATATATCGAGTGGCAAAAAATAGCGGGATTAAGAGAT encodes:
- a CDS encoding HepT-like ribonuclease domain-containing protein encodes the protein MSRSLTLYLKDIITSIDKIKKYTFNFTYEELLEDEKTLESVVYNLMIIGEATKKIPPEIRVKYSYIEWQKIAGLRDFIAHAYFSININIVWSVIHTKLDNLKLCVQEIINNETL